Within the Amaranthus tricolor cultivar Red isolate AtriRed21 chromosome 15, ASM2621246v1, whole genome shotgun sequence genome, the region agtgtATAAATAACGCCGTATCAGAATGAATGTGTagtaaatgtttttaaaataaacgaATCGATATTTCCCGCgatgtaaaggtgtaaaacaaCCGCAACTTAAACCATATCAAGGAATATCTTATTGTTTCAACCAATATTTAAAACAATACCGCACCCCTATTACGTTTCATTATTACAGTCGTTATTGCATTTTTACAATATATTACAATTAAATGGACTAAGCAGTACATCTACCAAAGACCGTTCCATAGAAATCTCAAACCTCATAAACGCCCACAAATAACCCCAACAAATCCTTATCATCCCCCAccctttctctctccttaacaCCTCCTTCCTCTCcctactttctctctcctctcagACCAACAAAAATGGCGGAAATACCAGACTCatcttcctcctcttcttcaatgGCTGACACTCCTCATCAAGACACTATCCCTCAATCTCAATCTCAAAATGATGACGTACAATCATCCCAAGAAGACCCCGAAATAACCACTACTTCCCACCATCTTTTCCCTCCACCTGGGTTGACTCATGACGAGTTCACCTACCTAATACCTTCCATTAACGAGTTTCACACTTACCGACTCAAAAAAGGCCGGCAATGCTCATCCTTACTTGCTCAAAAAATTCACGCGCCACGCGCTGCTGTCTGGTCCGTCGTTCGACGCTTTGATAAACCACAAACCTACAAACACTTCATCAAAAGCTGCTCTGTACGTGACGGATTCACCTTAGCCGTTGGATGCACGCGTGATGTTAACGTTATCTCTGGATTACCTGCCGCTACAAGTACCGAGCGATTAGACATCTTAGATGAAAATCGCTGTGTTACAGGATTCACTATAATCGGCGGCGAACATCGGCTGAGAAATTATCGATCAGTTACTTCCCTACACGCGCCTCCAGGTGATACGGATGAACCAACAACGATCGTATTGGAATCGTATATTGTGGATGTTCCGGAAGGGAATACTGAGGAAGACACGCGCCTCTTCGCCGATACTGTGGTCAAATTAAATCTTCAGAAATTAGCTTCGGTTGCCGCGGGTGGGACGGCGCGTGAAGGTACTGCGAGTGGGGGTAATTCAGCTGTTGAAAACAGGTGATTATGCGTGGGgtctacttttttatttttgcaaattGAGTGAAAAAGCGGGGGAATCTGAATCTGAGACGTAAAGaacatttttccttttttgttttttgttttgattttattttcaattttcttgttttttttttcttcatttttcccTTCAAATTGTTTTTACTCAAtttgtaaatttatatttttgctgTAAGTTTGGAATTTCACCCcactcaaaaattaagaaaagggGGAATATTGGAATTTGGTCAAAAGAACGCAAGTTGTTTATAGAATTTGATCATTTTTATGTTGACATGATGATGTTGATGgattatttttaacaattaagGACAAAGAAAACAATATTTCTCACATCCAAATTTGTTTTTGAGTCATTTTTCATGGTCGATTGATTGTATTTGTTTGCATTGTCGTTTGCCCATATATAAACGTTGAAATAGGGTTCTATTTTAAGGTAGGACGAACGAGATggttttttaatgtatgcttaTGTATTTGTAAATATGACAATATTATGGAGAATTTAGTCTTATTTCAATTGGgaagtaaatatttattttaaaaaattagaaaatataaatGTTTGATTCTAGTCATGTTCTTTCCTTTGAaccttaattatattttaaaaaaatgtagaaataaatattttagtaaattttaaaataaaacaaaatttaattaataatcatCACACTTTCAcatacttttaaaattttgaatattaCAATCTATTTTTATTAGGAGTATTTGTTATTAAGTGacataaaatgttaaatttgcTCTAAAATCTGGTTTCTCATCAATGGTTTTATTATGATTAAATCAAGAAtattttcagaaaataaagcACAATTTATAGAATATTTAGAAATGTgtacataattttattttattttattgtttttttgcttttaaCTCATGTTTAAATAAATAGACTTGTTTCAATTATGCATTATTTTTGTGTGGCCACCTATACAGCTACATCATAGCTATTTTATGCAAATTTAGACATAGTTACATTTACacatttttaccattctttttagactgttaataaaaataatacgtAGTGCAAGAAAAAAAGCCATAActttgtaaaaataaatttaattttgtgaaaATAAGTTTACTTGATTAAAAACAAATAGGAGAACTGggtttttaataatttgttgATGTTAGTTAGCTCAATTAGCAAAGTTATTCAACAATGGCTTTTTTTCAGCATTATTCAACAATGAATTTTAATAGATACTCACTTCTTACTTTTGATTTTGccctaaataataatttaattccaTTTCACTACTATTTTTAGACATGATGCCTAATAATATGCTCCTAAaacataatttttcttaaattaaaatctataattatcACATTGACGCTCATGGCTTTACCTAAAATACctacatttttatttctttaatctGTGTCATCGCTGAGGCGTACATAGGaaataaaaatgtataattcaaaacaaagtCAAATGAAATATCATTTCAAGTATTAATGTATATGTAACACCCCATGaccgaaatttgtattttcatatggattttcgggtcacttaaaccggactGTTACAGtataattaaagaaatttaatttatgattgaATTGGTGCACttgatagaaaaaaaaaattctattgaTGCAAGTCCAAAGTCACCTCCTTGGTCCAAAATCACCCATACAAGGAGGTGACTTTAATCACTTAATCGCTTAATCCGCTTGAATTAATAAGGAAGATGATGAGGGTGGAAGGGAATGATAAGCATATGATGGCACAAAGAACCAAAGAGGAGGGCTAAGGGGCTGCTCAAACGAGTAAATAGTGCGTTCATTTAAACAACATATAATAGAGGTTGCAATATTTTTAGAAGCCTTTATTCGAACAAAAAGAATAGCGCTCGTTCGAGCAAGATGATTTAGACTTCAGAGTCTTTATTGCGATGCAAgtaaacttgtttcgttttgatGTTGAGTAGACTTATTGTATGATTTGCTTTGTCTATAAAAAGAgctttattttgtaaataagaACAAGATAGTTGAGAGTAGTATACAAGCAAGCTTAGGACTTGTTAAACTATAAAGGGAGAGacccttgtattttttttctatagTTGAGTCTTCTAAGATCGAGTGAGGGGCTACATTTGTAAGTGattaatttcttataatttgtAGCATTATAgatcaattaataaataatttcacGTACATAATAGAATTAAGCATTACTTAAGGCTAAATTCATTCTTTATGATGGCTTAAATCTCTGAAAATAGTCAATGAGTATTAGTAAGTATTACTTTCTAATCTACATCtgaaaaaagaattattttcaaGCCACTAAAAACAATGTATGGATTCAAGAAATTGTTAGTCCTTTTCATACCTCATTTGACATTAATTAGTTTAACAATTCATAAAAAAGTTGCTTAGCTTGTTGACTTCCTTATGGAATATGGATAAGTTTTGATAATTCTTCcacattataataccttataactttttaaaaaagaatttatAATCTAATGATTATATACATAAAGCTAAaattaaactattaaaattaataatattaattaaagtataattttgttttatgttattatttattattactccctctatttctaagattctaatatattttacttttttacaaTGCACTAATATAATcagtaatatttttaattatatataataaaaatataaattaaaaattaatattaataaaataagggTTAGAGTTTAAACACTAGACTATTAAGAACATTGGGTACTATTTATTAATGACTAATGAATGGAATGCAATCTATATAATAAAAACTTATGGTCTATAATTGAGGGTGGTGggaaattaattatgaattgttgaaatacaaatataataatacaatattcAATGTCGGCAAAAATGTCAACAGGGAGGTGAAGTTTAATTAAGGCGTAAGAAAATTAGATAGAAAGATGTTGGAGAAGAGTGTGAGTCTGTGATATATTTCAAATGAAAGTCTATATATAAAGCTAATGTTGACAAACGCTAAATGGATAAGAACCttataaattaaagttattaaaaatctagaaaaattatatttaacaaaaataaaatatatatagaagTGCATATTATAAAGAGAGTTAACAAGTTTATAGATGAAATTAAGCgagaaaatataaatacaaaatcaaatttaaaagcaTATTATTCATTCATAAGTTTGAGTCTTTGAGTGATTAAGTTAtaatatttctatttgtttgagcttttaattattttgttcatttaatttatagatGTTAATTATTAGTAAtcgataaataattttaaaatatatttaagattaaaaattgTCTCATTTACACTCTTGAGTGAAGCCACATGCACCTAATGAAGGGCTGATAAAAGTTTAACTCTTgtcatttataaaaatttatctcTGATCTATAgatcttttaattatataataataatatatttataatttatattttttatgcgtattttatatattttccaaTGGcctctaattttaatttctagctTTGTCTCTATGTACACTACTTTGTTGGTGACtctttaaattaaaaagatGTAGTTGGTTAACTTTAAAAAGTAGCTACGGCTAATACACAAGAAAGGAACAACCGAGAGAAACATACGATAAGTCCAGCAAGACAGATAATGTTCACGGATTTTATGTTTTCTATTCGTCACAAGACAAGTTGGCTTTCATGCTATTTACTAGTATCAATCAATTTCTACATACTCAtcactttttagtttttattaaaggtaagaaattaaaattagaatcctcttatttttatctttatttacaaaattatttaactTGAAAGTATAtccatataaataaatatctaATCTAAATTGTAAAATTACATTTTGCAAAAATTCTTAATCGGGATATCTTATAGGAGTATGTCAAATGTGTTGAAGACTTAAGAGTATGTAACAATTGAGTTGGTTGGTTGACAAATTTTGAGAATGACTTTTGTTTTGGCTAAAGAAGAATTTATTGACCGTCAaatttaagttttgaaaaatcGATTGGGGAAGGGATCGTGAAATGAGGGATACAGTTCAGTTTAAAGTCAATCAAGATTTTATAGTATAAACTAGACTGAGGAAAGGAGAGAGCTAGAGAGAAAAGCAGCGAGAATTAAACTCAAAAACTTACGTAAACAGTATTACATACTTTAACTGAAACagcaaaatataattttcaaggTCAATATAGAAGTTCTAAAAGTCCGTTTGTTGAAGGAGAAAAAATGATTATAGATTATGGAGTGTTAAAAGTGAAATTTCAGATGATagaattatttttcttctttatcTTTCAGTATCTTTaaaattgctataataaataTACAAAGTTCTCGCTTTTTCTATTGGACAAAATACtctcattttaattatttatgtttagTAAATTCAAAGATACGGTGGGGAATAACTCCATAATTAAACAGTGAAAGAGACAATTGGGTTGGTGGTGAAATGAGTAATAATTTTTACTTGCATTCATAACGAAACACATTGACTTGAATTAGCAATCTGAAACTTCTTTTTGGAAATATGGAAAACCAATTGGTATGTCTGTTGGTGATTGGTAAAGAATATGACTTCAGTTGATTGCTCAACAACAATTGTAGataaaatttaagaaatggGTCTGATCAATTCAAACATAAAGTAGACGAGGTAATTCACTTAATTATATACAGTTTACAAGATGCTATCgatatgttttatttgatttgggGATAACTCATAAGTAGAGCATTAATCCTTATTGTAGGTGGTTTTCATAAAGATGAAAGGAAAAACTTTCAAATATTAGGCCAACTTATGATTCTCATAAATGTCTAAgataatagattaaaattagGTAGGTAcaactattaattaatcatttccATTTCCTAACATATCAAAATCCTATCAGGTTTGTGGTCTGCCCTAcacacaaccctatttataAGGTTTGGGTTTCAATTTTAAGACATCATAAGTTAGATTGATTTGGGTCTAGAGATCCAAAAAATGACATATATGTATCTTAACAAGGAACcgattcaaccaaaagtttgagttggttccttaacatgaTATCAGAGTTAATGTGATAAGAGGTcatatgatatatattttaacaaatCAGATCAAATGTTTTTAGGATTAAACTTTGTTTCATATTATCAgatataaaaattgtaaaattaatGCGAAGTTTGTTTTATACTTTAAACCCAATCCGTCGACAATGAATATTATAATAAGTAAGTTTATTCAAAATGATTTaagttaaatttaaattagGCTGAATTCAACCCATAATGCATGATCCTTAGACTCTTAACCTATAATAGTGTAGGCTACATGTTTGCCATACCTTAAAATAGAGAAAACATCCCACGTATAAACAGTCAAGTCTGTCTTTCAAATAAATTCCTAATGAGTCCTTTAAGCTGAAAAAAGGCAATAAAGGGAAAAGgcttgttttgtaaaactttTACTGTctatttggtaggtggtaataaacggtggcaATGAGAATGaataattagtgtaattttgattgaaaaatctcttggttaccttgatggtcatgtttgtccaacttcaatcatctcatttttctcatgaaattcatttcaatgtatTACCTTTAaaagaggtggtattaggtggtaatggaaatttgtaaacaaaaatattttttgtgatcaaaatttcattaccatggaatAATATGAaagttttaatgaaattttacactataaatcaatCTTATCACCactatttaataccactaaccaaacgtgCCATTAGAGttttaaagaaaagtaaaattGAGTGAACTTAATGAGAACTGTTGGTTGAAGTTCCATCACTATCCAACAATTCTGTTGGTTTGTATTTGCAACTTGGTGTCCCACTTTCCCTATTTGTTTGTATCaatcttaaaaaaattgatttgcGCCAATGCATGATACATGATTGATCACATAATCATACTCATTTACATGATTATCATCATCCCACTCTTGTACACTCATATCTTTCTTTACCGAGTCTATTCAGGCGAACCTGATCTAAAATACAATATATTTgaacatatatatattgaaaaattGTGATCAGTTCTCTCgataattttgaatttgacatacttcttttgaaaatttaatttttaaatgaatatattacttcctccgtttcaaaaTAATTGCAACACTTGCTCTTCACACAGTTCAATTGCATTAATTCAATccctaatatttataattatatacttcctccgtttcataatattcgctacattttctatttttgacaatttcatattacttgctacatttttagtaataaaacaatcatttaaagttctacctacccctatttttatcctactctatactctatactctataataaaatactatactatactctataaagtaacctaacaatctatttttcctttttctttttcaattaacaataataaaatactatactctataaaataaacaattaactacagtgtaggtcaatctcttttcttaattcccgtgcccatgcaaatgtagcgactaaaacgaaacggaggaagtataataaaaaattataaaaatttaatattaataacctttgtattgagacgaatcaaataaatctcacttgattatattttaacttataaattacaaattaaacacaaattaaaaaagataaataaatagtataaaTATTCAATATTGCAACTAAAAATTTGTCCAATCAATTGGCTTGGTTTTCCGTCTCTAGTATCTGTCATACTGAGTTTATAACCCACTCACCGAATTTGATTGATTGGGTTATTTAGAGTGGATATAAAAGTTGGTGTATTGAAACTTTATAAAAATTCTAACTAAGAACACTCCAGAAAATTTGATCTCATcgtatataataaattataaaaaaaatatatgactCATGACTCAGCATGACTCATCATATTAGTGGAGAGGAAAGGGGGAATAGAATATTATAATATCATAGCCAATTGTATAAGCATGCTACTAGAGTGAAACTTTCATTTTTGTTTGTATTCTTTTTgataaaaacaatattttgggtataatatacttttatttaataacaaaaaatataatattaaatatgatatagttataatattatattgcaAGTTGTATGACCTATAAAACATAAATCCAAAGGTACAAATCTAAACTAGTCACTACCGAATTAGGAATAAAGTATTGATTCAAAATAATGCCATTATTAAGTAGTAAATTATtgtgataaatatatatatatatatatatatatatatatatatatatatatatatatatatatatatatatatatatatatattcgtcAACAAGCCACGTATTCTTAACCTTATTATAagaaatttagaattttttattattatcaaggGAGGAGAGAATATACTTTGTAGTTAtgactttttattaatatttttataataatggaTATATCTAATTTTAATTACATAGTTGTTGCTTGACTTTATTTTGTCAAAAGTTGGGTATATGTTTATGCTAATGTTCTTTTTAAATAAGGATTCGCTTTTTCTTTGTCAAGTATAGTATAAGTATTTATCTTGGAACAAGTCGAGAAGCAATAAATTTGCACGGATTTTACAGTGACACAccctttatatataatttaaatagttCAATTAATATAGATTAtgagaaatttttttgaatttgagaatataaattatttttgtgtgTATTAACCTAATAATAGCAAGTAAATTTGATAATTATACTTGTCAAATAAAAATACTTaggattttaatatttttttaaggttAATACACACTCAGATAGTATGGACAAAGTTCATACAAGATTTTCTCTACTATCAAATGTCTTCAATTTTGTACTTATTTACCtattttttagtttaaattaATGACTTTGttagatatttttatgtttgaatATAACTCATAATTTCTCGGCACatttaatttacaatttaatattttttattttattgtcattgtttttactattttttactCTCAACAAGACTTAATAGTGTTTGGGTATATGAAATCAAGTTAATTACTTCCTTTGTTCCattatatttgctacatttgactttttacgcaattcgaTGTGTTATTTgatcttttatatatttaactatacagttctaaaaattataaaaacttaatattataaatgTATGTAATTAGACGATATATTCACACAAGAttccacttaactatattttttcttacacattaactacactatataaaataagtttgaacgatcaatagtattaaaaatattatctaacaagtattttaaaacggaggaagtaacaagtatttcaaaacgaAGGAAGTAACAAGTATTTGAGAAAGTAAAAGGCATGACAATTGACAAATTACTAGAAGATATTATCGAAGACAGCTAGCCCAAGTTCAAGTTGCATTTTATTGtactaataaaattatatgtCTTGGACAAAAAATGGCAACACAAATAATAATCTCCGATGATGAGACATGCAAGTTGACGATGAATGATGGTTGAAAGATCACCAtcttttcaattctttttgaaattcGGTGGTGAaagttatatactctatttttttttatagttgtaAAGAAAAAGCAagttattttaaagaaaaaagtagatattaaataataaattaatagagagAATTAATTgtgttgataaaattaaaagagagttagaaTGTACAAATGATTATAAGAAAGTGGTGTATTATTATCCAAAAAAGATCAAAACATAAGTGACaatctaaaatgaaaaataatgctaAATAAGAGGAACGAAAAGAATAGTACTCTATAGTTATTCCCTTTATTCCATTAAAAATACGACATTTACTTTTAAAAGTTCtcatataaatttacataatattaCAATTTTAATGAGACTAAGAGTATAGTACCAACATTTTAATCACACTATATTACAGCACTAATTctattggttagaatttagaagtGGCCGGTATGTTTTATGTTCCTAGGTGGATTCCTAGCTAGCTTACTAGGGCATAGAATATAATCTTGTACGACATGTCTCCTCTTTTAAATGGAAGGTCAAGATTTTACAAAaagtctatttattataaagatGGGTTCcctttcattaattttatactACAATTTAGTTCAAAATGCATATttcttttagttatttatttccTTGTCTTGGTTATAGTATACTTTCTTTGTATTTTAATAGTTACtatagttttttaaaatataatcaactaTTATTTATCAACTGATTTTATTCGGCATATATTTTCCTttatataatgtaaaacatagtcaagcgtaatcttgtttaattcatcttgatgcatattttcataatatattaactttttaaaattaaaattaaagatattaaatattaaaattgttcATTGGATAGagtgaaaaatagaaaatgtaacaactattaaaaaccgAAGGAAGTATGCTGGAACATTTGTTTTCATCTGTGTATGTCATTCAAAGCCACTGCAATGGTCTTAACTACTGTTTGCaatctttttatcttttttgataaGAATATAGTTGATTTGCAGTCATTTAACTCTTTAGATATAATCTGGTGATAtatatttgtaacaccccgagattttaataatgaaattattattattttaatagcttttaaagatttttcagttatataaaattattccttaattagttttaataaatttctttcatatacggatttaaatgttaacttatatatatatatattaaaaatatagttacgatatcttaaataaagaggttcgaatcaaaatgattatttcactaaaatgtgtgagcccacaAAGGCTCTTAGTTGGATCTCGCAAGAAAAATAAACCgagataaaataataataataataataataataataaataaacaaataaacctaataataataataataatttaaaaaaaaaaaggaacggTATATAAAAACCCACGAAACCCTAAACGCTCACAAGACCTAGCCGTCACTTCTcctcctttttctttctcttccttcCCCCCTCACTCCCGCACCCTTCCCTTCCTGCACAGCAGCCCAGCCGCCCACGAAAACACCACCAAGCAGCACCGGAGCCTCGCCTCACTCCCACGGCAGCCCAGCAGCAGGCGGCTGCAAGCACGCCCAGTAGCAGGCGGCTGAAACACGCCCCAGTAGGCGGCTGCTCCTCTCTGGATCCGTGCAGCCTTCCCCCTCCACCACCGTGTCTTGAGCCACGCCATCACAACAAGAACCACCAACCTCTTGACCCATTTCCCAGTCTCACccattgtaagcctctcaagctcactctaagtaattttcctagtatataattagaattttactaagtttatgagTTGGGTGTTAATTTGTATGattgtcattgaatcttgttgtgggtgagaatttgattgatgatttgaatgtacttatgaattgggtttttgaaatgtggatgaaaagtgttgaattttgtgttatttttcattgaattcTTTTGTGGTTAAGAGtttaattgatgaattgaacatattcataatttaaggtttgaagtgtgataGAAATTATGGGATTTGTGTTGATTGAATATTAGTTTGGTTTAATCCTATCATAGGTAATAGAaatagtgttatctttgaacatgaaataattagagtttgatttagaaatgagatttctagtagtgtgtgtggtgtatgctactttggtggtgtggtgattaaTCGAATAgccttataaattattttaagacttggttgattatcgttgtggtaattagtaatgattttgattatagttgactataaAAATGGTCTTGGTTGTTAATTGAGAGTAGTAGTTGCTAATTATTAGTGACTTAATTGTTAGAATTACTAATACCTCATTGGGTTGTTCTTGGAATcataaacacataattgtaatgaGCCATGAACATAGCGTCAACTATTAAGAATTATTGAAGTTACTtgtatgatgtcttgattttagctcaaccttggagaatataataaatgatattgctaTGCGATAACCTTAAAAAGATTCGttcttgtcgtcatattagcactacactaACATTGTGAGACTTAATTCTGAATCGTCGTTTTATTTCaagataatgtgaatcgttataactcaaagttagctggtgtaatgaaacacttgacataatccttttattctttgtcgatggaaaaacttgttattgtcgaattgacgattatgcttggtgttgaatgagatgcgtacgtgtTAGAAGTAATTGAGatcttgtcgtgaatggatgattgtggttactttggcttttagctggtatgacaaagtagttaagggaacttattagttctactcataacttatataggtgcccatttcgtaagaggaaagtagagccttagttgggtgattttgtgacttttgatcgtgcagtaaCGCTACAGGTACGtatacgcagtaactaacccttatatgcaaatTGCTTTaagatattattgtttattgtgataatatacatcgcattgaaactatgagatactagtgagtactCTTTACAtaaagagctatcgactatgaaatccttgcgcttagaatagtttagaggaTGAGAGTTAATAGAGAATGAGAATTatcccttatttatttaagaattagatcatgcctaattggagttagaatgactcctttataggtgaatttcatattctattgagtggctcagtgggttttggcgcgctgctatcccagggcgctcattaatagttaagagtggaagttattcccatctgataaggtactatattatgattagctggcgtgacttaactggattatgtccggttgttttattagtcccctaggtgaggttcgacgggaccaccgtaaggggggtatgagcatgcttgggtcactgggcgccggatggccgttACCGCCCCTTAACCGAGGTGATAcaatgcgggccttgcaaaccccaatatggtggcctcttcactggtttagtaccccagtgtgttaggtttttcccgaaggtaggacccgagagggtcagctggagggggcatgagctcatactttgccaatgggcgccggatggccgataacgcccttggccgtgtcactatgccaggaagtagagaaaaatccactgatagaaaactattcagtgatagaaagtttattcactgatcgaaagttatttaatgatagaaggttcattctttggtagaaagcttacgcattgatagaacgtttactttttgatagaatatttactctttgataggATATCTACTTATCGATGGAATAGTTATGCTATTGAGaaatgtgcctaagttaagtcacctcaagggtattacggtctatgatcacacttaccttaagatagacaagctctataaggttatgtgttaggtattctgttaatgccttgatcGAGTTgaactatgcgtgttttgcaagagtttatgtttgaaacgaggagcgtgaagacctacattctacccaagaggttcgggttggaaagcacgtaatgaaattaagaagtataagtggccgataaacggttactatccgtgcttgcgttttatgaaatca harbors:
- the LOC130801682 gene encoding abscisic acid receptor PYR1; translation: MAEIPDSSSSSSSMADTPHQDTIPQSQSQNDDVQSSQEDPEITTTSHHLFPPPGLTHDEFTYLIPSINEFHTYRLKKGRQCSSLLAQKIHAPRAAVWSVVRRFDKPQTYKHFIKSCSVRDGFTLAVGCTRDVNVISGLPAATSTERLDILDENRCVTGFTIIGGEHRLRNYRSVTSLHAPPGDTDEPTTIVLESYIVDVPEGNTEEDTRLFADTVVKLNLQKLASVAAGGTAREGTASGGNSAVENR